Proteins from a genomic interval of Zingiber officinale cultivar Zhangliang chromosome 2A, Zo_v1.1, whole genome shotgun sequence:
- the LOC122043472 gene encoding eukaryotic translation initiation factor 3 subunit M-like, which produces MEAEEFMLSGRWLDLASLILTTVDLITSRVSEKDLECIFTVICNLVTRANTPDEALEMAQLISAKVVQQPTDRPALRLKILFNLYNLLENPYSKFFVYTKALDLAASGKVTENIIPSFKKIDSFLQEWNIGRLDMRQLFRSISNILKDNKSMAKDSFAFLTRYLATFSGSGEDASSMNEAKEEAVQAVVDFVRSPDIVQCDLLDLPAVAQLEKDAKYSLVYQLLKIFVAQRLDTYIDFHATNATLLKNYGLVHEDCITKMRLMSLLDLSSNESGEIPYSLIRDTLQITDDEVEYWVVKAIASKHLSCKMDQMNQVVIVSRHTARVFGLSEWQNIHSKLSFWKRNIANVISTLQANKISEGVQGVQGQAIR; this is translated from the exons ATGGAAGCGGAAGAGTTCATGCTTAGTGGCAGATGGCTGGACTTGGCTTCTCTCATCCTAACGACGGTTGACTTGATAACATCTCGTGTATCTGAGAAAG ATCTTGAGTGTATCTTCACTGTTATTTGCAATCTGGTAACAAGAGCCAATACCCCTGATGAAGCATTGGAGATGGCACAGTTGATATCTGCAAAAGTTGTCCAACAACCAACTGATAGACCAGCTTTGAGATTAAAGAT TTTGTTCAATCTCTACAATCTGCTAGAAAACCCATACAGCAAATTCTTTGTTTACACAAAGGCACTTGATTTGGCAGCCAGTGGGAAAGTTACTGAAAACATCATTCCTTCATTTAAAAAGATAGATAGTTTTCTGCAAGAATGGAACATTGGAAGGTTGGACATGAGGCAGCTTTTTCGGTCTATTTCTAATATTTTGAAGGataacaaaag TATGGCAAAAGATTCTTTTGCCTTCCTGACAAGGTATTTGGCCACTTTTTCTGGTTCTGGTGAGGATGCCTCTTCTATGAACGAAGCTAAAGAAGAAGCTGTTCAAGCTGTCGTTGATTTTGTTAGATCTCCAGATATAGTGCAG TGTGATTTGCTTGATTTGCCCGCTGTAGCACAACTGGAAAAGGATGCAAAATACTCATTGGTTTACCAGCTTTTGAAGATATTCGTTGCCCAAAGGCTGGACACATACATAGATTTCCATGCTACAAATGCAACGTTGTTGAAAAACTACG GTCTAGTTCATGAGGACTGCATTACAAAAATGAGGTTAATGTCACTGCTAGATCTCAGTTCCAACGAATCTGGAGAGATACCGTATTCTCTTATTAGAGACACTCTACAG ATCACGGACGATGAGGTAGAATACTGGGTTGTTAAAGCAATCGCCTCCAAGCATCTAAGCTGTAAGATGGATCAGATGAATCAAGTTGTGATCGTCAG CCGACATACAGCGCGGGTATTTGGTTTGTCAGAGTGGCAAAACATTCATTCGAAACTCAGTTTTTGGAAG cgCAACATTGCAAATGTGATCAGCACACTTCAAGCAAACAAGATATCTGAAGGAGTACAAGGAGTGCAAGGACAAGCCATTCGTTGA
- the LOC122043475 gene encoding 1,4-dihydroxy-2-naphthoyl-CoA thioesterase 1-like: MVIQSHRPLPPTFLIFLPIHIIDRNLSLSDSPPQTLPPIDRSPRDGSADEEMARNPSPPAKSKTSQLDAALHNIGFEIDLISPAKVNGRLTVTDSCCQPFKVLHGGISAMMAEALASIGAHVASGFRRVAGIQLSINHHRSARSGDRVFVEATPLQLGKTIQVWEVQLWKMDMESGSEKGVLISSARVTLLVNLPVPDHAKEAEETLKKYARL; this comes from the exons atggtTATTCAGAGTCATCGCCCACTTCCACCTACCTTTCTCATATTCCTCCCTATCCACATTATTGACCGCAACCTCTCCCTTTCCGATTCCCCTCCACAAACCCTCCCACCGATCGATCGATCTCCCCGCGACGGATCCGCCGACGAAGAGATGGCCCGCAACCCTTCGCCGCCGGCCAAGTCGAAGACCTCCCAACTCGACGCCGCCCTCCATAACATCGGTTTCGAGATCGATCTCATCTCCCCCGCCAAGGTCAATGGCCGACTCACCGTCACCGATTCCTGCTGCCAG CCGTTCAAGGTGCTCCACGGCGGGATATCGGCCATGATGGCCGAGGCGCTGGCCAGCATCGGGGCGCACGTCGCCTCCGGGTTCCGCCGCGTGGCCGGGATTCAGCTCAGCATCAACCACCACCGCAGCGCCCGCTCCGGCGACCGCGTCTTCGTCGAAGCCACGCCGCTCCAGCTCGGCAAGACCATCCAG GTGTGGGAGGTGCAGCTATGGAAGATGGACATGGAGTCTGGCTCAGAAAAAGGGGTCCTGATATCCTCAGCAAGGGTCACCCTCTTAGTAAACTTGCCCGTACCAGACCATGCAAAAGAAGCTGAAGAAACTTTGAAAAAATATGCGAGGTTGTAG
- the LOC122044312 gene encoding serine/threonine-protein phosphatase PP2A-2 catalytic subunit-like translates to ILLLQITQVYGFYDECLRKYGNANVWKTFTDLFDYLPLTALVESEIFCLHGGLSPNVETLDSIRSFDRVQEVPHEGPMCDLLWSDPDDRCGWGISPRGAGYTFGQDISEQFNHTNNLKLIARAHQLVMEGYNWGHEQKVVTIFSAPNYCYRCGNKASIMEYDECKGQTFIQFDPAPRRGEPDVTRRTPDYFL, encoded by the exons ATCCTGTTATTGCAGATTACCCAGGTGTATGGATTTTATGATGAATGCCTGAGAAA ATATGGCAATGCAAATGTCTGGAAGACCTTCACAGATCTTTTTGATTATCTCCCATTGACAGCATTG GTTGAATCTGAAATTTTTTGTCTGCACGGTGGATTATCGCCAAATGTTGAAACCCTCGATAGCATTAGGAGCTTTGATCGTGTTCAAGAAGTTCCTCATGAGGGGCCCATGTGTGATCTTTTGTGGTCTGACCCTGACGATAGATGTGGTTGGGGTATTTCTCCACGTGGCGCTGGCTACACTTTTGGCCAA GATATATCTGAGCAATTCAACCATACCAACAATCTCAAGTTAATAGCCAGAGCTCATCAATTGGTTATGGAGGGATATAACTGGGGCCAC gaacaaaaggtggttacCATATTTAGCGCTCCGAATTATTGTTACCGGTGTGGGAACAAGGCATCAATAATGGAATATGATGAGTGCAAAGGACAGACCTTTATTCAG TTTGACCCAGCACCTAGGAGAGGAGAGCCCGACGTAACACGAAGGACGCCTGACTACTTTCTCTAA